From a single Alkalihalophilus pseudofirmus genomic region:
- a CDS encoding alanine/glycine:cation symporter family protein, which translates to MESILNGLNWIVDGGNNLLWTYVLIALLLGLGVYFTIVTKFVQVRLFGEMFRVITEKKDGNKGISAFQAFTISTASRVGTGNLAGVAIAIALGGPGAIFWMWVVALIGMATAFIESTLAQVYKVRDGEQFRGGPAYYMEKALNKRGLGIIFAVLITLCFGLIFNAVQANTITLAFENAFNFDRFVIGIIVAVLAGLVIFGGVKRIASVTQIVVPVMAIIYLVIAFFIVITNFTQIPAVFNLIITNAFGINEIIGGGIGAAIMQGVRRGLFSNEAGMGSVPNAAATANVSHPAKQGLVQSLGVFVDTMIICSATAFMILLTDVYQTGESNGIVLTQSALTQHIGSWAPSFVAIAILLFAFSSIIGNYYYGETNIEFIRESSAWKTVYRVAVLLMVLFGSVAEIILVWNMADLFMGLMAVLNLVVIFLIGKVALDVLKDYTAQRKAGKNPVFYARNITGLKNTECWDEQAERDRQ; encoded by the coding sequence TTGGAGAGTATTTTAAACGGGTTAAACTGGATCGTTGATGGCGGAAATAACCTGCTGTGGACGTACGTCTTAATCGCATTGCTGCTTGGCCTTGGCGTATACTTCACCATTGTTACGAAGTTTGTACAAGTAAGACTTTTTGGTGAGATGTTCCGAGTGATCACAGAGAAAAAAGATGGTAACAAAGGAATATCTGCTTTCCAAGCGTTTACGATCAGTACGGCTTCCCGTGTAGGAACTGGTAACTTAGCAGGGGTAGCGATTGCGATTGCGCTTGGAGGACCTGGTGCGATTTTTTGGATGTGGGTTGTAGCACTTATTGGTATGGCAACAGCTTTTATTGAAAGTACGTTAGCACAAGTGTATAAAGTTAGAGACGGCGAGCAGTTCCGCGGCGGGCCGGCTTATTACATGGAGAAGGCTTTAAATAAACGCGGCTTAGGAATTATTTTTGCTGTTTTAATCACTCTATGTTTTGGCTTAATCTTTAATGCGGTACAAGCTAACACAATTACGCTGGCTTTTGAAAACGCATTTAATTTTGATCGTTTTGTGATTGGAATTATTGTTGCGGTATTAGCAGGCTTAGTTATTTTTGGCGGCGTTAAACGAATTGCAAGTGTGACACAGATTGTTGTTCCAGTGATGGCTATTATTTATTTAGTGATTGCCTTCTTTATCGTTATTACAAACTTTACGCAAATTCCAGCTGTTTTTAACTTAATTATTACTAATGCATTTGGAATTAATGAAATCATTGGAGGAGGAATCGGTGCTGCAATTATGCAAGGGGTACGCCGTGGTTTATTCTCGAATGAAGCCGGTATGGGTAGTGTGCCGAATGCTGCAGCAACGGCAAATGTAAGCCACCCTGCTAAACAAGGATTAGTACAATCCCTTGGAGTATTTGTTGATACGATGATTATTTGTTCAGCAACGGCTTTCATGATCCTTCTTACAGATGTGTATCAAACAGGTGAATCAAATGGAATTGTATTAACGCAAAGTGCACTAACACAGCATATTGGCTCGTGGGCTCCAAGCTTTGTAGCGATTGCTATCTTATTGTTTGCCTTTAGTTCAATCATCGGTAACTACTACTATGGTGAAACAAATATTGAATTCATTCGCGAGAGCTCTGCGTGGAAAACCGTTTATCGTGTAGCTGTATTACTAATGGTTCTGTTCGGCTCTGTTGCAGAGATTATTCTTGTGTGGAACATGGCAGATTTATTTATGGGATTAATGGCTGTATTAAACTTAGTCGTGATCTTCCTAATTGGTAAGGTAGCGCTCGATGTGTTGAAAGATTACACGGCACAGCGCAAGGCAGGGAAAAATCCTGTGTTTTATGCAAGAAATATTACTGGTTTGAAAAATACAGAATGCTGGGATGAACAAGCGGAGAGAGACCGTCAGTAA
- a CDS encoding DUF779 domain-containing protein, which translates to MVERVVATDATLKFIHYLKDIHGPLMFHQSGGCCDGSSPMCYQQGELNIGDQDVLLGHIADCPFYIAKDQYQYWKHTQLIIDVVAGRGGMFSLEGPEGKRFLTRSRVFTNEERIELGLT; encoded by the coding sequence ATGGTTGAGCGTGTTGTAGCAACCGACGCGACTCTAAAATTCATACACTACCTAAAAGACATTCACGGACCTTTGATGTTTCATCAATCGGGGGGATGCTGCGATGGCAGCTCCCCGATGTGCTACCAACAAGGAGAATTGAATATTGGCGATCAAGATGTACTGCTCGGCCATATCGCCGATTGTCCTTTCTACATTGCCAAAGATCAATATCAATATTGGAAGCATACGCAGCTTATTATTGATGTTGTGGCAGGCCGTGGCGGCATGTTTTCATTAGAAGGACCTGAAGGTAAAAGGTTTCTAACGCGGTCACGAGTGTTCACAAACGAAGAAAGAATCGAATTAGGATTAACTTAA
- a CDS encoding pseudouridine synthase, whose protein sequence is MRIQLYMSNTGYCSRRETERLLAAGRITVNGKTATKDTFVDTDDCILLDGSPVPMKERNIYLLLHKPTGIVCTAQRQVKNNLIDYMNYPERIFAVGRLDKDSEGLLLLTNDGDIVNKIMRVENGHEKEYIVTVDRPYPDSFLKGMASGVEILDQVTEPCTVTRIDEMTFRIILKQGLNRQIRRMTKEFGYYVTRLRRVRIMNLSIDRLPYGQWRELTDEELNVLMKDLR, encoded by the coding sequence GTGAGAATTCAATTATATATGAGCAACACTGGTTATTGCTCAAGAAGAGAAACAGAAAGGCTATTGGCTGCTGGTCGAATAACGGTTAATGGTAAAACAGCGACAAAAGATACATTTGTTGATACAGATGACTGTATTTTATTAGATGGTTCGCCGGTTCCGATGAAGGAACGAAATATTTACCTTTTGTTACATAAACCAACGGGCATTGTATGTACGGCCCAAAGGCAGGTCAAAAATAATCTGATTGATTACATGAATTATCCTGAACGGATTTTTGCTGTTGGACGTCTGGATAAAGATTCTGAAGGCCTGCTTCTCTTAACGAATGATGGTGATATTGTAAACAAAATCATGCGAGTCGAAAATGGTCACGAAAAAGAATATATTGTAACCGTTGACCGTCCTTATCCTGATTCATTTTTAAAGGGTATGGCGAGTGGTGTTGAGATTCTAGATCAAGTGACAGAGCCATGTACTGTTACGAGAATCGATGAAATGACGTTTCGAATTATCTTAAAGCAAGGCTTAAATCGTCAAATTAGACGCATGACAAAAGAGTTCGGATATTATGTGACAAGACTTCGTCGCGTTCGAATTATGAACCTTTCAATAGATAGACTGCCATATGGACAATGGCGTGAATTAACAGATGAAGAACTTAATGTCTTGATGAAGGATCTTAGATGA
- the adh gene encoding aldehyde dehydrogenase, translating to MVYKNPNTEGALIHFKDRYENYINGEWTPPAGGKYFENITPVTGQVFCEVARSSAEDIELALDAAHAAKDSWGKTSPAERANILNKIADRMEENLEMLAVSETWENGKAVRETLNADIPLAVDHFRYFAGVLRAEEGSISQIDENTVAYHFQEPLGVVGQIIPWNFPLLMATWKLAPALAAGNCVVLKPAEQTPVSIFVLLELIEDLLPKGVLNVVNGFGVEAGKPLAQSNRIAKVAFTGETTTGRLIMQYASENIIPVTLELGGKSPNIFFADIMDKDDAFLNKAVEGFVMFALNQGEVCTCPSRALVHESIYDEFMERVIARVKEIKTGNPLDPDTMMGAQASQEQLEKILSYLDIGKQEGATCLAGGGRNQLEGDLANGYYVQPTVFAGTNNMRIFQEEIFGPVVSVTTFKDDAEALAIANDTLYGLGAGVWSRNINTAYRFGREIQAGRVWTNCYHAYPAHAAFGGYKKSGIGRENHKMMLSHYQQTKNLLVSYSEDALGFF from the coding sequence ATGGTCTACAAAAACCCAAACACTGAAGGCGCACTCATTCACTTTAAGGATCGTTACGAAAACTATATCAACGGAGAATGGACACCTCCTGCAGGTGGGAAATACTTCGAAAATATTACTCCTGTAACCGGACAGGTGTTTTGCGAGGTTGCTAGATCTTCTGCTGAAGATATTGAGCTAGCACTTGATGCAGCGCACGCCGCAAAGGACAGCTGGGGGAAAACGTCTCCGGCAGAACGTGCGAATATTTTAAATAAAATTGCTGATCGTATGGAAGAAAACCTTGAAATGCTTGCTGTAAGTGAAACATGGGAAAACGGTAAAGCTGTCCGTGAAACCTTAAATGCCGATATCCCGCTTGCTGTTGATCATTTCCGCTATTTCGCTGGCGTCCTTCGTGCTGAGGAAGGAAGCATTTCTCAAATTGACGAGAATACAGTCGCTTACCATTTCCAAGAGCCTTTAGGCGTTGTCGGACAGATCATCCCGTGGAACTTCCCTCTTCTTATGGCAACTTGGAAATTGGCACCGGCGCTTGCTGCAGGAAACTGCGTTGTATTAAAGCCAGCCGAGCAGACTCCTGTTTCAATCTTTGTTTTATTAGAGCTGATTGAAGATCTGCTTCCAAAAGGGGTATTAAACGTAGTTAACGGTTTTGGTGTTGAGGCAGGTAAGCCGCTTGCTCAAAGCAACCGTATTGCTAAAGTAGCATTTACTGGAGAGACAACAACCGGCCGCTTAATTATGCAGTATGCTTCTGAAAATATTATTCCGGTCACTTTAGAGCTTGGCGGCAAATCTCCAAATATTTTCTTCGCCGATATTATGGATAAGGATGATGCGTTCTTAAATAAAGCGGTAGAAGGCTTTGTCATGTTTGCCCTAAATCAAGGTGAAGTATGTACATGCCCGTCCCGCGCCCTCGTTCACGAATCCATTTATGATGAATTTATGGAGCGTGTCATTGCTCGTGTTAAAGAAATCAAAACCGGAAACCCGCTAGACCCAGATACAATGATGGGTGCACAAGCTTCACAAGAGCAGCTTGAAAAAATCCTTTCTTACTTGGATATTGGAAAACAAGAAGGCGCCACTTGCCTTGCCGGCGGCGGACGCAACCAGCTTGAAGGCGATCTAGCTAACGGTTATTATGTTCAGCCAACTGTCTTTGCTGGAACAAATAATATGCGTATTTTCCAAGAAGAAATTTTCGGCCCTGTCGTTTCAGTTACTACATTTAAAGATGATGCAGAAGCTTTAGCCATTGCTAACGATACGTTATACGGTCTTGGAGCAGGTGTATGGTCACGAAATATAAACACAGCCTACCGCTTCGGACGTGAAATCCAAGCTGGACGTGTCTGGACGAACTGCTACCACGCCTACCCAGCTCATGCTGCATTTGGCGGATACAAAAAGTCAGGTATTGGTCGTGAGAATCATAAAATGATGCTAAGCCACTATCAGCAAACGAAAAACCTGCTCGTTAGCTACAGCGAAGATGCACTTGGATTCTTTTAA
- a CDS encoding glycerol-3-phosphate responsive antiterminator, giving the protein MNFNGQKVLPAIKRMKDFEKVLSNNDEYMVMLDLHIAQLGAVMNQTKRANKKVILHADMIQGLRNDKYSTEFLCQQIKPAGLISTRGDVLRTAKKNNVLAIQRLFLLDTIALETSYKLVEQIEPDFIEVLPGVIPHYIEKVRKDTKTEVITGGLIETEEDATRAFEAGAVAITTSREDLWKFNIGD; this is encoded by the coding sequence ATGAACTTTAACGGTCAAAAAGTGCTGCCGGCCATCAAGCGGATGAAAGATTTTGAAAAGGTGTTATCTAATAATGACGAATATATGGTCATGCTAGATCTTCATATTGCTCAGCTTGGTGCAGTCATGAATCAAACGAAAAGGGCTAATAAAAAAGTGATTCTTCATGCTGATATGATACAAGGGCTCAGAAATGATAAATATTCCACTGAGTTTTTATGTCAGCAAATTAAACCGGCCGGTCTTATTTCAACGAGAGGCGATGTGCTTAGAACAGCTAAAAAAAATAACGTATTAGCTATCCAGCGTTTATTTTTATTAGATACGATTGCCCTAGAGACAAGCTATAAGCTGGTTGAACAGATAGAGCCCGATTTTATTGAAGTCCTTCCAGGAGTGATTCCTCACTATATCGAGAAGGTCAGAAAGGACACGAAGACTGAAGTTATAACGGGAGGGTTAATTGAAACAGAAGAGGATGCCACGAGAGCGTTTGAGGCAGGAGCGGTAGCCATTACAACCTCTAGAGAAGACTTATGGAAATTTAATATAGGCGACTAA
- a CDS encoding MIP/aquaporin family protein, with protein sequence MSVYLAELIGTMVLIIFGGGVVAGVVLKKSKAENSGWIVITFGWGFAVAFAVYAVGGISGAHLNPAVTLGLASVGEFSWSLVPGYIIAQIIGAFIGACIVFIHYLPHWRETKDQGAKLAVFSTDPAIAHTPSNLISEAIGTAVLLFGLLAIGANQFTEGLNPLIVGFLIVAIGLSLGGTTGYAINPARDLGPRLAHFFLPIAGKGSSNWKYAWVPVAGPAIGGVLGAQFYHIMFNGGSVVPLFILIALLIMISAASKWMPSESKVTTHYQNNAENVS encoded by the coding sequence ATGAGTGTCTATTTAGCTGAATTAATTGGTACAATGGTTTTAATTATTTTTGGTGGAGGGGTTGTAGCCGGCGTCGTACTTAAGAAGTCAAAAGCTGAAAACTCAGGCTGGATTGTCATTACATTTGGATGGGGATTTGCCGTAGCTTTTGCTGTATATGCAGTCGGCGGAATCAGCGGAGCACATTTAAATCCTGCTGTAACGCTAGGGCTCGCTTCGGTAGGAGAATTTTCTTGGAGTTTAGTTCCAGGGTATATCATCGCTCAAATTATTGGTGCATTTATTGGTGCGTGCATTGTCTTTATTCATTATCTGCCACATTGGAGAGAAACAAAGGATCAAGGGGCAAAATTAGCGGTTTTTTCAACAGATCCAGCAATTGCGCATACGCCATCTAACTTAATTAGTGAGGCGATTGGAACGGCTGTATTATTGTTTGGGCTGCTTGCTATTGGAGCGAATCAATTTACAGAAGGATTAAATCCTTTAATTGTCGGGTTCCTTATTGTAGCCATTGGGTTGTCATTAGGAGGCACTACTGGTTATGCTATTAACCCGGCAAGGGATCTTGGGCCTCGTTTAGCACATTTCTTTCTTCCGATAGCAGGAAAAGGCTCATCGAACTGGAAGTATGCATGGGTGCCGGTTGCAGGACCTGCAATTGGAGGTGTGTTAGGAGCACAGTTCTATCACATTATGTTTAACGGTGGATCAGTTGTACCGTTATTTATTCTTATTGCACTTCTTATCATGATTAGTGCAGCGTCAAAATGGATGCCATCTGAATCAAAGGTAACAACACATTATCAAAATAACGCAGAAAACGTTTCATAA
- a CDS encoding EamA family transporter, whose protein sequence is MKSWIYPILILIGGCCLGILSTFVKLAYGAGYTLSIVTLSQFTFGIVLLWVIFLFSPKVKLPITSILTMFAAGIPMALTGLFYYQALETLDASLAIIFLFQFVWVGSLLEWLLQNKRPSKVKLVSIAVLLAGSFLAAGIGTNGGSSFTWIGAFWGFLSSITFSLFVYLSSSAGTHLPAIQRSTLFATGSFILVLFIFPPMVVLHTPLSSDIVFYGLMLGLFGVALPPLLFSVGMPHVGSGLGTILTSAELPVAVIMSYFVLGEAVSIFQWLGVIIIFLGIMVGNRKTASGKIQANEKAAS, encoded by the coding sequence ATGAAATCATGGATATACCCCATTCTTATCTTAATCGGCGGATGCTGTTTAGGGATCTTATCAACGTTCGTTAAGCTGGCATATGGTGCAGGATACACCCTTAGTATTGTGACACTAAGTCAATTTACTTTCGGCATTGTTTTGCTTTGGGTTATTTTCCTCTTTTCTCCAAAAGTTAAACTGCCTATTACATCCATTTTGACAATGTTTGCAGCAGGTATACCAATGGCTTTAACAGGCTTATTTTATTATCAAGCTCTAGAAACACTGGATGCTTCCCTTGCTATCATCTTTCTTTTTCAATTTGTCTGGGTAGGGTCCTTACTTGAATGGCTCTTACAAAATAAGCGTCCGAGCAAAGTAAAGCTGGTTTCAATTGCTGTCTTGTTAGCTGGATCTTTTCTTGCAGCTGGGATTGGGACAAACGGAGGCTCATCTTTTACTTGGATCGGAGCCTTTTGGGGATTTCTTTCATCCATCACCTTTTCTTTATTTGTGTACTTAAGCAGTTCAGCAGGCACACATCTTCCTGCTATTCAGCGCAGTACACTATTTGCTACAGGAAGCTTCATTTTAGTTCTCTTTATTTTTCCGCCGATGGTCGTTCTTCACACACCGTTATCAAGTGACATTGTGTTCTATGGATTAATGTTAGGTTTATTTGGAGTCGCCCTGCCGCCATTATTATTTTCTGTTGGCATGCCGCATGTCGGCTCCGGTCTTGGGACCATTTTAACGTCGGCTGAACTGCCTGTCGCTGTTATAATGTCCTATTTCGTACTTGGCGAAGCGGTTTCCATTTTTCAATGGCTCGGTGTCATCATTATTTTTCTAGGAATTATGGTTGGTAACCGAAAGACCGCCTCTGGCAAGATTCAGGCAAACGAAAAGGCTGCGAGTTAG
- the glpK gene encoding glycerol kinase GlpK, which produces MEKTYILSIDQGTTSSRAILFDKKGGIVHSAQKEFTQHFPKPGWVEHDANEIWGSVLSVIASVLSEADVTPGEIAAIGITNQRETTVVWDKHTGKPVYNAVVWQSRQTADICEELKASGHNELFRSKTGLLIDAYFSGTKVKWILDNVDGAREKAEAGDLLFGTIDTWLIWKLSGGKAHVTDYTNASRTLMYNIYDLKWDDELLEILTIPKTMLPDVRSSSEVYGETVDYHFFGEQIPIAGAAGDQQAALFGQACFEKGMAKNTYGTGCFMLMNTGDKAVPSESGLLTTIAWGLDGKVEYALEGSIFVAGSAIQWLRDGMRMVNQASDTEGYAAKVDSTDGVYMVPAFVGLGTPYWDSEARGAVFGLTRGTTKEHFIRATLESLAYQTKDVLQAMEADSGIQLRKLRADGGAVKNNFLMQFQSDILNVPVERPVVNETTALGAAYLAGLAVGFWEDKQEIADNWKIDRSFEVEMDDDVRQPLYDGWKQAVKSTMGFKPKAK; this is translated from the coding sequence ATGGAGAAAACATATATTCTATCAATCGACCAAGGAACAACAAGCTCACGTGCTATCCTATTTGATAAAAAAGGAGGAATTGTTCATTCTGCACAAAAGGAATTTACACAGCACTTTCCAAAGCCAGGCTGGGTAGAGCATGATGCGAATGAAATTTGGGGTTCGGTACTTTCGGTTATTGCAAGCGTTTTATCTGAAGCGGATGTGACACCTGGAGAGATTGCTGCGATCGGCATTACAAATCAGCGCGAGACGACCGTTGTATGGGACAAGCATACTGGAAAGCCTGTCTATAATGCAGTGGTTTGGCAATCAAGGCAGACAGCAGACATTTGTGAAGAATTGAAAGCAAGCGGGCATAATGAGTTATTCCGCAGCAAAACTGGATTGTTAATTGATGCGTACTTCTCCGGTACGAAAGTAAAATGGATTCTTGATAACGTGGACGGTGCAAGAGAGAAGGCGGAAGCTGGAGATTTACTATTCGGTACAATTGATACGTGGCTGATCTGGAAATTAAGCGGCGGCAAGGCGCATGTTACAGATTACACAAACGCATCTCGAACACTAATGTACAACATCTATGACTTAAAATGGGATGATGAGCTGCTTGAGATATTAACGATTCCAAAAACGATGCTGCCTGATGTTCGCTCTTCTTCTGAAGTATACGGGGAAACGGTTGATTATCATTTCTTTGGAGAACAAATTCCCATTGCAGGTGCTGCCGGCGACCAACAAGCGGCACTCTTTGGACAGGCTTGCTTTGAAAAAGGAATGGCTAAAAATACGTATGGTACAGGCTGCTTTATGTTAATGAATACAGGAGATAAAGCCGTACCATCTGAGAGCGGTCTTTTAACAACTATCGCTTGGGGGCTAGATGGAAAAGTTGAATATGCGCTAGAAGGAAGTATTTTTGTTGCAGGTTCTGCTATTCAATGGCTCCGTGATGGGATGCGCATGGTTAATCAAGCATCGGATACAGAAGGATATGCAGCTAAAGTAGACTCTACTGACGGAGTGTATATGGTTCCCGCTTTCGTTGGTCTTGGAACGCCATACTGGGATAGTGAAGCTCGCGGGGCAGTGTTTGGGTTGACTCGAGGCACTACGAAAGAACACTTTATTCGTGCGACGCTTGAGTCATTGGCATATCAAACAAAGGACGTTCTGCAAGCTATGGAAGCGGACTCTGGCATTCAATTAAGAAAGCTTCGTGCAGATGGCGGAGCGGTTAAAAATAATTTCTTAATGCAGTTCCAAAGTGATATTCTAAATGTGCCTGTTGAGCGTCCGGTGGTTAATGAAACGACTGCTTTAGGTGCTGCTTATCTTGCTGGACTTGCTGTAGGCTTCTGGGAAGATAAACAAGAAATCGCCGATAATTGGAAGATCGACCGCTCGTTTGAAGTAGAGATGGACGATGACGTGAGGCAGCCTTTATATGATGGCTGGAAGCAAGCTGTTAAATCAACAATGGGATTTAAACCAAAAGCAAAATAG